One region of Cheilinus undulatus linkage group 4, ASM1832078v1, whole genome shotgun sequence genomic DNA includes:
- the LOC121508831 gene encoding voltage-dependent calcium channel gamma-4 subunit-like, with amino-acid sequence MAWCDRGVQTLLAIVGAFAAFSLMTIAIGTDYWLYSRAYICNATNVTTDETQMQTKKVTGDLTHSGLWRICCIEGINKGSCFRINHFPEDNDYDTDTSEYILRIVRASSLFPILSTILLMLGGLCVGVGRIYNTRNNILLSAGILFVFAGLSNIIGIIVYISSNAGDPSDKKDQDKKNQYNYGWSFYFGALSFIVAESVGVLAVNIYIEKNKETRFRARRDFIKTTSSSSPYSRIPSYRYRRRRSRSSSRSTDPSREPSPVGMKIGGSGGGGGGLGMGLPMGDISLYALSRDPLKGASGTVGPYSPERDSGFLQVHNCFQKDLKDGVNRRTTPV; translated from the exons ATGGCATGGTGTGACCGAGGGGTTCAGACTCTGCTGGCCATCGTGGGGGCCTTCGCTGCCTTCAGTCTCATGACCATCGCCATCGGCACTGACTACTGGCTTTACTCTCGGGCGTACATCTGCAACGCCACTAATGTCACCACGGACGAGACCCAGATGCAAACCAAGAAAGTGACGGGAGACCTGACGCACTCCGGGCTGTGGAGGATCTGCTGTATCGAAG GTATCAACAAAGGAAGCTGTTTTCGAATCAATCATTTTCCAGAGGATAACGACTACGACACAGACACCTCCGAGTACATCTTAC GTATAGTGCGTGCATCAAGCCTCTTCCCCATCCTCAGCACCATCCTGCTGATGTTGGGTGGCCTGTGTGTCGGAGTTGGCCGTATTTACAACACCAGGAACAACATTCTGCTCAGTGCTGGCatcctgtttgtgtttgcag GTCTGAGCAACATCATTGGCATCATCGTCTACATCTCCAGCAATGCAGGAGATCCAAGTGACAAGAAAGACCAAGACAAGAAGAACCAGTACAACTATGGCTGGTCCTTTTACTTCGGCGCCCTCTCCTTTATCGTGGCTGAGTCCGTGGGTGTTCTAGCAGTCAACATATATATCgagaaaaacaaagagacacGCTTCAGAGCCCGGCGTGACTTTATTAAAACTACCTCCTCTTCTTCACCATACTCCCGTATTCCAAGCTACCGCTACCGGCGAAGACGCTCTCGCTCCAGTTCAAGGTCGACCGACCCATCCCGGGAGCCTTCTCCAGTGGGAATGAAGATTGGAGGaagtggtggaggaggaggagggttgggGATGGGTTTGCCGATGGGGGATATATCCTTGTATGCCCTCAGTAGGGACCCTCTGAAGGGCGCGAGTGGGACTGTGGGACCCTACAGCCCAGAGAGAGACTCTGGATTTTTGCAAGTCCACAACTGCTTTCAGAAAGATCTCAAAGATGGCGTGAACAGGAGGACCACGCCGGTATGA